The following are from one region of the Salinirussus salinus genome:
- a CDS encoding winged helix-turn-helix domain-containing protein produces MSETGDGEQFPDALDPADAFAALADGTRVAILQALWEADDQTATFSELREAVGVGDSGQFNYHLDKLAGHFLRRTDDGYELALAGRRVIGSLLEGAYTKRGSIDPIALDRPCSYCGGDRTFRYEDERVTIDCADCSLSARFEVPPGVFAGYDRGQFPVVARQYLRVMLYEAASGFCPFCEGRFDVAVDPAGVAADDYEYDFPTARYTCARCGEELVTDLGTALLFEPAVVGFYADHGLDVREGPLNRFIVTHDVDVLADDPPEVAVTYTADGEQLRVVAGPGLSVRETERV; encoded by the coding sequence ATGTCCGAGACCGGTGACGGCGAGCAGTTCCCCGACGCGCTCGACCCCGCCGACGCCTTCGCCGCCCTGGCGGACGGGACCCGCGTCGCCATCCTCCAGGCGCTGTGGGAGGCCGACGACCAGACCGCCACCTTCTCCGAGCTGCGCGAGGCCGTCGGCGTCGGGGACTCCGGACAGTTCAACTACCACCTCGACAAGCTCGCCGGCCACTTCCTCCGCAGGACCGACGACGGCTACGAACTCGCGCTGGCCGGCCGCCGCGTCATCGGGAGCCTGCTCGAGGGTGCCTACACCAAACGCGGGTCCATCGACCCCATCGCGCTCGACCGGCCCTGTTCGTACTGCGGTGGGGACCGCACCTTCCGGTACGAGGACGAACGGGTCACCATCGACTGCGCGGACTGCTCGCTCTCGGCCCGCTTCGAGGTCCCCCCGGGGGTGTTCGCCGGCTACGACCGCGGGCAGTTCCCCGTCGTCGCCCGGCAGTATCTCCGGGTGATGCTGTACGAGGCCGCGAGTGGCTTCTGCCCGTTCTGCGAGGGGCGCTTCGACGTCGCTGTCGACCCCGCGGGGGTCGCTGCCGACGACTACGAGTACGACTTCCCGACCGCGCGGTACACCTGCGCCCGCTGCGGGGAGGAACTCGTGACCGACCTCGGGACCGCACTCCTGTTCGAGCCCGCGGTCGTCGGCTTCTACGCCGACCACGGCCTCGACGTCCGGGAGGGGCCGCTGAACCGGTTCATCGTCACCCACGACGTCGATGTCCTGGCGGACGACCCGCCCGAAGTCGCCGTCACCTACACCGCCGACGGCGAGCAGTTGCGGGTGGTCGCCGGGCCGGGCCTGTCCGTACGCGAGACGGAGCGGGTCTAG
- a CDS encoding NusA-like transcription termination signal-binding factor: protein MIRLSDEARRLLALFEEETDATARDCIVDDEHDRVVYLVAAGEMGQAIGAGGENVKRVEDRLDREVKLVEDAATPEDFVANALAPAAVYNVTISENDDTVAYAEVAQEDHGAAIGTGGKNIEAARELAQRHFDIDGIELT from the coding sequence ATGATCCGCCTGTCCGACGAGGCTCGTCGCCTGCTCGCGCTGTTCGAGGAGGAGACCGACGCGACCGCCCGGGACTGTATCGTCGACGACGAACACGACCGCGTGGTCTATCTGGTGGCGGCCGGGGAGATGGGCCAGGCGATCGGCGCCGGCGGCGAGAACGTCAAGCGCGTCGAGGACCGGCTGGACCGCGAGGTGAAGCTGGTCGAGGACGCCGCCACCCCGGAGGACTTCGTGGCGAACGCCCTGGCTCCGGCGGCAGTCTACAACGTCACCATCAGCGAGAACGACGACACCGTCGCCTACGCCGAGGTGGCTCAGGAGGACCACGGGGCCGCCATCGGTACCGGCGGCAAGAACATCGAGGCCGCCCGCGAGCTGGCCCAGCGACACTTCGATATCGACGGCATCGAGCTGACGTAG
- a CDS encoding 30S ribosomal protein S7, translating into MSTDQPEPEAPGSEDSDALLFQRWSVDDIEYTDPSTERYITVTPIAHTMGRHADKQFKKSEISIVERLINRLMQTDENTGKKQLTTSLVRDAFEAIHDRTGENPVQVLVEAIENSAPREETVRLKYGGISVPKAVDISPQRRVDQALKFIAEGVHSDSFKTETDAADAVAQQLIGAANNDVSTYAVNQKEEKERVAAAAR; encoded by the coding sequence ATGAGCACCGACCAGCCCGAACCCGAGGCTCCAGGCAGCGAGGACAGCGACGCCCTCCTCTTTCAGCGCTGGAGCGTCGACGACATCGAGTACACCGACCCCTCCACCGAGCGGTACATCACCGTCACGCCCATCGCCCACACGATGGGGCGCCACGCCGACAAGCAGTTCAAGAAGTCGGAGATCAGCATCGTCGAGCGGCTGATCAACCGCCTGATGCAGACCGACGAGAACACCGGCAAGAAGCAGCTGACGACCTCCCTGGTCCGGGACGCCTTCGAGGCCATCCACGACCGGACCGGCGAGAACCCCGTCCAGGTGCTCGTCGAGGCCATCGAGAACAGCGCCCCCCGCGAGGAGACCGTCCGCCTGAAGTACGGCGGGATCTCGGTTCCCAAGGCCGTCGACATCTCCCCCCAGCGCCGGGTCGACCAGGCGCTGAAGTTCATCGCCGAAGGAGTCCACAGCGACTCCTTCAAGACCGAGACCGACGCCGCCGACGCCGTCGCCCAGCAGCTCATCGGCGCCGCCAACAACGACGTCTCCACCTACGCGGTCAACCAGAAAGAAGAGAAAGAGCGCGTCGCCGCCGCAGCACGGTAA
- a CDS encoding 30S ribosomal protein S12, with product MANGKYAARKLKKDRQKRRWSDSEYARRERGLGEKSDPLEGAPQGRGIVLEKVGIEAKQPNSAIRKCVRVQLIKNGKQVTAFCPGDGAISFIDEHDEVTIAGIGGAKGRAMGDLSGVNYKVEKVNGVSMIELVRGNAEKPVR from the coding sequence ATGGCAAACGGCAAGTACGCCGCGCGGAAACTCAAGAAGGACCGCCAGAAGCGACGGTGGTCCGACTCGGAGTACGCGCGCCGCGAGCGGGGGCTCGGCGAGAAATCGGACCCCCTGGAGGGCGCCCCGCAGGGCCGGGGTATCGTCCTCGAGAAGGTCGGCATCGAAGCGAAACAGCCCAACTCCGCGATCCGGAAGTGCGTCCGGGTCCAGCTCATCAAAAACGGCAAGCAGGTCACCGCCTTCTGTCCCGGCGACGGCGCCATCTCCTTCATCGACGAGCACGACGAAGTGACCATCGCGGGCATCGGCGGCGCGAAGGGCCGTGCGATGGGCGACCTCTCCGGGGTCAACTACAAGGTTGAGAAGGTCAACGGCGTGTCGATGATCGAACTGGTGCGGGGCAACGCGGAGAAGCCAGTCAGATGA
- the rpoA2 gene encoding DNA-directed RNA polymerase subunit A'' → MTDYDVSEDVAALVEDADLPRRLKDNLYEALEGRDATAEEADEVIQATVAEYRETRVDPLDPVGTVSAQSIGEPGTQMTMNTFHYAGVAEIDVTQGLPRLIELVDARKEPDTPMMTVHLDEEYAADREKAHEVVWNIEATKILQLGDVSTNVADMVVQVALNEETLMERWPTAEDPVAVAEEIAETIEAELGVETTQRDLVVQFGPEQPSYRDLLQLVEELREIVFKGIEEVSRVVIRKEETEDGEEFVLYTEGSAFGDALDIEGVDASRTTCNNIHEIYRNLGVEAAREAIIEETMNTLEEQGLDDVNIRHLMLVADIMTNEGTIESIGRHGISGSKDSVLARAAFEVTVSHLLDAAIHGEVDDLNGVTENVIVGKPIKLGTGDVDLRMASGERETGSESGAD, encoded by the coding sequence ATGACCGACTACGACGTCTCCGAGGACGTCGCCGCACTCGTCGAGGACGCCGACCTCCCGCGCCGGCTGAAGGACAACCTGTACGAGGCGCTCGAGGGACGGGACGCGACTGCCGAGGAGGCCGACGAGGTCATCCAGGCGACCGTCGCGGAGTACCGCGAGACCCGCGTCGACCCGCTTGACCCGGTCGGGACGGTCTCGGCCCAGTCGATCGGCGAGCCCGGCACCCAGATGACGATGAACACGTTCCACTACGCCGGGGTCGCGGAGATCGACGTCACGCAGGGGCTGCCCCGGCTCATCGAGCTGGTCGACGCCCGGAAGGAACCGGATACGCCGATGATGACCGTCCACCTCGACGAGGAGTACGCGGCCGACCGCGAGAAGGCCCACGAGGTGGTCTGGAACATCGAGGCGACGAAGATCCTCCAGCTGGGCGACGTGTCGACGAACGTCGCGGACATGGTGGTGCAGGTGGCGCTGAACGAGGAGACGCTGATGGAGCGGTGGCCGACCGCCGAGGACCCGGTCGCCGTCGCCGAAGAGATCGCCGAGACCATCGAGGCCGAACTCGGCGTCGAGACCACCCAGCGCGACCTCGTGGTGCAGTTCGGGCCCGAACAGCCCTCCTACCGGGACCTGCTCCAGCTCGTCGAGGAGCTCCGGGAGATCGTCTTCAAGGGGATCGAGGAGGTCTCCCGGGTCGTCATCCGCAAGGAGGAGACCGAAGACGGCGAAGAGTTCGTCCTCTACACGGAGGGGTCGGCGTTCGGCGACGCGCTGGACATCGAGGGCGTCGACGCCTCCCGGACGACCTGTAACAACATCCACGAGATCTACCGGAACCTGGGCGTCGAGGCGGCCCGCGAGGCCATCATCGAGGAGACGATGAACACCCTCGAAGAGCAGGGGCTGGACGACGTGAACATCCGCCACCTGATGCTGGTCGCGGACATCATGACAAACGAGGGGACGATCGAGTCGATCGGCCGCCACGGCATCTCCGGCTCGAAGGACTCGGTGCTCGCGCGGGCGGCCTTCGAGGTGACCGTCTCGCACCTGCTCGACGCCGCGATCCACGGCGAGGTCGACGACCTCAACGGCGTCACGGAGAACGTCATCGTCGGCAAGCCGATCAAACTGGGGACCGGGGACGTGGACCTGCGGATGGCCTCCGGCGAGCGCGAGACCGGCTCCGAGTCGGGCGCGGACTGA
- a CDS encoding SDR family NAD(P)-dependent oxidoreductase, with protein sequence MTVLDRFRLDGDVALVTGAAGGIGGALAEAMAESGADVAVADIDEEVHAVADRLAAETDAAVEPVVADVSEESEVEGMVDRTVEALGGLDVAFANAGVAIRGGPAPEYDMDAWDELMDVNLRGVFLTARAAAAHMRDHGGGRIVNTASILGFNGTRLEGLAGYTAAKGGVVNLTRQLAAELADHDIRVNAIAPGFIETAMTEEGLGEVDRDVLVGQIPAGRIGQPADLKGLALYLASEASPYTTGETVLVDGGMDAA encoded by the coding sequence ATGACGGTGCTCGACCGGTTCCGGCTCGACGGCGACGTGGCCCTGGTGACGGGTGCTGCGGGCGGCATCGGCGGCGCCCTCGCGGAGGCGATGGCCGAGAGCGGGGCGGACGTCGCGGTCGCCGACATCGACGAGGAGGTCCACGCGGTCGCCGACCGGCTGGCTGCGGAGACCGACGCGGCTGTCGAGCCGGTCGTCGCCGACGTGAGCGAGGAGAGCGAGGTCGAGGGGATGGTCGACCGGACGGTCGAGGCGCTGGGCGGGCTCGACGTCGCCTTCGCCAACGCCGGCGTCGCCATCCGCGGCGGCCCGGCGCCGGAGTACGACATGGACGCCTGGGACGAGCTGATGGACGTCAACCTCAGGGGCGTGTTCCTGACCGCGCGGGCAGCGGCCGCCCACATGCGGGACCACGGCGGCGGCCGCATCGTCAACACTGCGTCCATCCTGGGATTCAACGGGACGAGACTGGAGGGACTGGCGGGATACACTGCGGCGAAGGGTGGCGTCGTCAACCTCACCCGCCAGCTGGCGGCCGAACTCGCCGACCACGACATCCGGGTCAACGCCATCGCGCCGGGCTTCATCGAGACGGCGATGACCGAGGAGGGACTCGGCGAGGTCGACAGGGACGTACTCGTGGGTCAGATCCCCGCCGGCCGGATCGGACAGCCGGCGGACCTCAAGGGACTGGCTCTCTACCTGGCAAGCGAGGCCTCGCCGTACACGACCGGCGAGACGGTCCTCGTCGACGGCGGGATGGACGCGGCCTGA
- a CDS encoding energy-coupling factor transporter transmembrane component T family protein, whose amino-acid sequence MLNYRPGDGLAHRLDPRSKLAFQAGFAVAVFAGPTPAWLAAMTALAAGCLAVARLSPLRALWAYRVVLVVLALGPVLGGVVPGPPWFRVGPALESLRAVARVVPVLLVSAAFIRSTPVRDTRAAVQRTVPGRPGQLLGVGVGLTVRFVPVVRADVRRVRDAVRARGGDGRSLRDRASRLATLSVLRALARSDRLALALRARCFAYDPTLPALRFSRPDYPVLALAVLLAATPLL is encoded by the coding sequence ATGCTGAACTACCGGCCCGGCGACGGTCTCGCCCACCGGCTCGACCCCCGTTCGAAGCTCGCCTTCCAGGCGGGGTTTGCCGTCGCCGTCTTCGCGGGGCCGACGCCGGCGTGGCTCGCCGCGATGACCGCGCTCGCGGCGGGCTGTCTGGCCGTGGCGCGACTCTCCCCGCTTCGCGCGCTGTGGGCCTACCGCGTCGTGCTCGTCGTCCTGGCACTCGGGCCGGTCCTCGGCGGGGTCGTGCCGGGGCCGCCGTGGTTCCGGGTCGGCCCCGCTCTCGAGTCACTGCGGGCGGTCGCGCGCGTGGTGCCGGTGTTGCTCGTCAGTGCCGCGTTCATCCGCTCGACGCCCGTCCGGGACACCCGGGCCGCGGTCCAGCGGACCGTCCCGGGCCGTCCCGGGCAGCTGTTGGGCGTCGGTGTGGGGCTGACCGTCCGGTTCGTGCCCGTCGTCCGCGCGGACGTGCGCCGCGTCCGGGACGCCGTTCGCGCACGCGGGGGTGACGGGCGGTCGTTGCGGGACCGCGCGAGCCGGCTGGCGACCCTGTCGGTCCTGCGGGCGCTGGCCCGGTCGGACCGGCTGGCACTCGCACTCCGGGCCCGGTGTTTCGCCTACGACCCGACACTGCCGGCACTCCGGTTCTCGCGGCCGGACTACCCGGTGCTCGCACTGGCTGTACTGCTGGCCGCGACGCCGCTTCTCTAA
- a CDS encoding energy-coupling factor ABC transporter ATP-binding protein — translation MIEVRNLVHRYDGEPAVDGVSVTIPDGEWVVVAGPNGSGKTTLVRHFNALLVPDEGEALVDGRSAADHPVAARTAVGMVFQRPRDQFVAGTVGADVAFGPENLGLAREAVDRRVEAALAAVDMAGRGDERVDALSGGEQARVAVAGALAMEPDHLVLDEPFAGLDWPARQSVLAHLDALHADGTGVVVVTHDLRDVLSRADRVLGLRDGRLVVDADPETARDRLPDLGVRVPGC, via the coding sequence ATGATCGAGGTCCGGAACCTGGTCCACCGGTACGACGGCGAGCCCGCGGTCGATGGCGTCTCCGTCACTATCCCGGACGGCGAGTGGGTCGTCGTCGCCGGCCCGAACGGCAGCGGGAAGACGACGCTGGTCAGACACTTCAACGCCTTGCTCGTGCCCGACGAGGGGGAGGCGCTGGTCGACGGGCGGTCGGCCGCCGACCACCCGGTCGCCGCGCGGACGGCCGTCGGGATGGTGTTCCAGCGGCCACGCGACCAGTTCGTCGCCGGGACGGTCGGCGCCGACGTGGCCTTCGGCCCCGAGAACCTCGGGCTGGCCCGGGAGGCCGTCGACCGCCGGGTCGAGGCGGCGCTGGCGGCCGTCGACATGGCCGGCCGCGGCGACGAGCGGGTCGACGCGCTCTCGGGGGGCGAACAGGCCCGGGTCGCGGTCGCCGGCGCGCTCGCGATGGAGCCCGACCACCTCGTGCTCGATGAGCCCTTCGCGGGGTTGGACTGGCCGGCGCGGCAGTCGGTCCTCGCCCACCTCGATGCCCTGCACGCCGACGGGACCGGTGTCGTGGTCGTCACCCACGACCTCAGGGACGTCCTGTCGCGGGCCGACCGGGTGCTCGGCCTGCGGGACGGTCGACTCGTCGTCGACGCCGACCCCGAGACAGCCCGCGACCGGTTACCCGACCTGGGTGTGCGCGTCCCGGGATGCTGA
- a CDS encoding DUF5781 family protein, with amino-acid sequence MDVQVRGPGPADPFLGARDLFATECDLARPVTVRIVDDPDERTRASHTDDAHRLTISRQAATSAMARELALHEFAHMHHYEADHPSHTQSTEEAIFLALAGRSVEQRKLTHCYQIANHMKDIYADDLWLEVAPADKLVAFLESSLAAAVADRPAEPGTGTREHVAAKPPRDGESAQPVSRLTPAADPEITAVNAAFALALVERHGLVDEDHRLYDLAHAAAADAPEVDLAEFKGHFRSLSPEPDESEYRKALVDVTRAYAGGSGPAAD; translated from the coding sequence ATGGACGTGCAGGTACGCGGACCGGGGCCGGCCGACCCGTTTCTCGGGGCACGGGACCTCTTTGCCACCGAGTGTGACCTCGCCCGGCCGGTCACCGTGCGGATCGTCGACGACCCCGACGAACGGACCCGGGCCAGCCACACCGACGACGCCCACCGGCTGACTATCTCCCGGCAGGCCGCCACCTCGGCGATGGCCCGCGAACTCGCACTCCACGAGTTCGCCCACATGCACCACTACGAGGCCGACCACCCCTCCCACACTCAGTCCACCGAGGAGGCCATCTTCCTCGCGCTCGCAGGGAGGAGCGTCGAGCAGCGCAAGCTCACCCACTGCTACCAGATCGCCAACCACATGAAGGACATCTACGCCGACGACCTCTGGCTGGAGGTCGCCCCCGCCGACAAGCTCGTCGCCTTCCTCGAGTCCTCGCTTGCGGCCGCGGTCGCCGACCGGCCCGCCGAGCCAGGCACCGGGACCCGGGAGCACGTGGCGGCGAAGCCGCCCCGGGACGGGGAGTCGGCGCAGCCGGTCTCCCGACTGACTCCTGCTGCCGACCCCGAGATCACTGCCGTCAACGCCGCCTTCGCGCTCGCGCTCGTGGAGCGCCACGGGCTGGTCGACGAGGACCACCGGCTGTACGACCTCGCGCACGCGGCCGCGGCCGACGCCCCCGAGGTCGACCTGGCGGAGTTCAAAGGGCACTTCCGCTCGCTGTCGCCGGAGCCCGACGAGAGCGAGTACCGGAAGGCCCTCGTCGACGTCACGCGCGCGTACGCGGGCGGTTCCGGGCCGGCGGCCGACTAA
- a CDS encoding biotin transporter BioY: protein MAERYESVELVGDRTVRYVASAVLLASLTAVLAYVSIPVPGIAVPFSLQPFGVFFAGLLLGPVWGGFGLALYLAVGLAGAPVFSNGNAGLGYVLGPTGGFLVGFLLAAVLVGAVVHRRVEPRDLRRVSVVTLAVALGVGVAAIYAVGVPWFAWAQGIPLEAAATAMAPFLPPDVLKAALTVGAVASGNEALRRAT, encoded by the coding sequence ATGGCAGAACGATACGAGTCCGTCGAGCTGGTCGGCGACCGGACCGTCCGCTACGTCGCGTCGGCCGTCCTGCTCGCGTCGCTGACGGCGGTGCTGGCGTACGTGTCGATACCGGTCCCGGGGATCGCCGTTCCGTTCTCGCTCCAGCCGTTCGGGGTCTTTTTCGCCGGCCTCCTGCTCGGGCCGGTCTGGGGCGGGTTCGGGTTGGCGCTGTACCTCGCTGTCGGACTCGCCGGGGCACCGGTGTTCTCCAACGGCAACGCGGGACTCGGGTACGTTCTGGGTCCGACGGGTGGATTCCTGGTCGGATTCCTTCTCGCGGCGGTCCTGGTCGGCGCCGTCGTCCACCGCCGGGTCGAACCCCGGGACCTCCGGAGGGTGTCGGTCGTCACGCTCGCCGTCGCACTCGGCGTCGGGGTCGCCGCCATCTACGCCGTCGGCGTCCCCTGGTTCGCGTGGGCGCAGGGTATCCCCCTGGAGGCAGCAGCGACGGCCATGGCGCCGTTTCTCCCGCCGGACGTGCTGAAGGCGGCGCTGACCGTCGGCGCCGTCGCGAGCGGGAACGAGGCGCTCCGTCGGGCCACATGA